ACCATCGCCGGTGAGGAAAATATGAATCTGAAGGACCTTTTATTTCAGAAAAAATTACCCATTTTGACCCAATGGTTCGAGGAGGTCCTGAGTACCTATCCGGCGGATTCTCAAAATTTTATAAAAGAAAAGGGGAACCGCTTTGCCAACCCGGTAGGCGCCACGATCGGAGAATCCCTTGAAGGATTGTATGGGGAGCTCCTGCGGGGTTGGGAGGAAGAAAAAGTTTACCCTTTTCTCGACCCCATCATCCGAATGCGGGCCGTTCAGCAACTTTCTCCATCCCAGGCCATCTCCTTTATCCCCTCTATCAAAAAAATCGTTAGCCTTGAGTTAGCAAAGGAAATCCAGCGAAACCACCTCGTTGGGGAGTTTCAGGAATTTGCGGCTGAGGTGGATCGATTGACTCTTCTCTCCTTCGACAGGTATATGAGCTGCCGGGAGAAGGTCTACGAAATCAAAATCCAAGAGTTGAAAAACTCGTCGGAAAAGGTTTGGCAAAGAATCCGTATGATCTATGAGCAACAGGATAAGAAGGTGGATTATATGACCAACAACATAGACTCTTCAAAGTGAAGTGGGGAAGGCCCTATGAATGTATGGTTTTCCCTCCTTGCCGTCATCATTCTTGTTCTGATACCTCTCGGGGCGGTGGGAGGGGCCAGCTTGGGTTATCTTTTCGGAATCGTCATCCCCTACACCGCCTTTGGTGCTTTCCTTTGCGGATTTATCTATCGCGTTTTTCAGTGGGGAAGATCTCCCGTCCCTTTTCGTATCCCGACAACTTGCGGGCAGCAGAAATCTTTACCGTGGATCAAGGCCAGTTTTTTCGATAACCCCTCCAACGGGGTGGGAGTATTCGGCAGGATGGCTCTGGAGATCCTTCTTTTCCGTTCCCTGTTCCGGAATACCAAGGTTGAATTGATGGGGCAACGGCCCGTTTATGGAGGGGCGAAATGGCTCTGGCTGGCCGGACTGACCTTTCACTGGTCATTTCTCTTCGTCCTCTTGCGCCACCTGAGGTTTTTTACCACGCCCATGCCTTCTTGGGTGGATATATTAACGAAGATGGACGGGTTTTTTGAAGTCGGCGTGCCCACGCTTTTCCTCACGGATGCCGCCCTTTTGCTGGCTGTGGCTTACCTTTTTTTGCGAAGAGTGGTTATCCCCCAGCTGCGTTACATTTCCCTTCCCGCGGACTATTTCCCCCTTTTTCTGATCCTGGGCGTGGTTCTTTCCGGCATCCTCATGCGCCATTTTTATAAAGTGGATCTTTTCCGGGTAAAAGAGTTGGCCAGCGGATGGTTCCGTTTTACGCCGGTTGTTCCGGATGGGATTGGGCTTCCCTTTTATGTCCACCTTTTTCTGGTCTGCGTTTTGCTGGCCTACTTTCCCATGAGCAAATTGATGCACATGGGAGGGGTTTTTCTCAGCCCCACAAGAAACCTGGCCAATAACAGCCGCACGCGCAGGCACATCAATCCCTGGAATTACCCGGTGAAGGTCCACACCTACGAAGAATATGAAGATGAATTCCGGGACAAGATGAAAGCGGCCGGGTTGCCTGTGGAGAAGGAGTAAGTATGTCGTTGGCCAAAATTCTTAAACCCGACGAACTCACCCAAATCAATTTTGAGCCGCCCCGAACAGGTTGGATGAATACTCCCGTTGAATTCAGGCCGGGTACCTGGTGTTATTCGGCAGCCCCTAAAAACCTTAAATAC
This portion of the Deltaproteobacteria bacterium genome encodes:
- a CDS encoding RsbRD N-terminal domain-containing protein → MTIAGEENMNLKDLLFQKKLPILTQWFEEVLSTYPADSQNFIKEKGNRFANPVGATIGESLEGLYGELLRGWEEEKVYPFLDPIIRMRAVQQLSPSQAISFIPSIKKIVSLELAKEIQRNHLVGEFQEFAAEVDRLTLLSFDRYMSCREKVYEIKIQELKNSSEKVWQRIRMIYEQQDKKVDYMTNNIDSSK
- the dsrM gene encoding sulfate reduction electron transfer complex DsrMKJOP subunit DsrM → MNVWFSLLAVIILVLIPLGAVGGASLGYLFGIVIPYTAFGAFLCGFIYRVFQWGRSPVPFRIPTTCGQQKSLPWIKASFFDNPSNGVGVFGRMALEILLFRSLFRNTKVELMGQRPVYGGAKWLWLAGLTFHWSFLFVLLRHLRFFTTPMPSWVDILTKMDGFFEVGVPTLFLTDAALLLAVAYLFLRRVVIPQLRYISLPADYFPLFLILGVVLSGILMRHFYKVDLFRVKELASGWFRFTPVVPDGIGLPFYVHLFLVCVLLAYFPMSKLMHMGGVFLSPTRNLANNSRTRRHINPWNYPVKVHTYEEYEDEFRDKMKAAGLPVEKE